The genomic window GGAAATTTAGCTACAAGTCTCATCCAAATGTAGCATAGATATCTTGAAATTTCGGTCAAGTGAATAATTCAGAATTTTATTGTCGGAAACCATATTCATTTAAACCatcacgcacgcacgcgcgcacgcacaTTCTATTATTTATTTTGCCTTCTTCACTCAAGTAGAGCATCACTTCATACAAGTCGAGGACCCTGTCATTTCCAAGACAATCTTAAAATATATCATTAtgagaaaatttcgaaaaaaagacAGGCGTCGACAAAGATAATCGTTTTCAGAAATTTTTAAGACTAATATCTGAAACATTCTCCGAAAAAAGGTGCAAGAATTACATAAATGCATATCATCTCCAATTTTGTGTACCAGCAACAAATAAACTTAGATATTAATTTCCCTTTTAGCACATCCATGTTATTATAGTATTCTCCTTCAGTGAACGGTAAGCTccaattcaaaatcaggcaaataaACTGGTACAAAGAGAAATAAGTTAGACATATGTTGTAGCATAAGATTACAGTGAAGAAATTGTAAAGCAATATCTTCTGACGATCATTGCAGAATTTCTATCATTCCTAAACAATAAGATACTGATGGATATTTTTGTAAAAATCTCGTATGAAAAGGGGAATCAACATCAAGATGTTCTTCCTATGCTTGAACAGCAAGCTCCTTGTTGGTTTATGCATCAAGAGGCAATAAGCTTCAAAGAGtgaacaaatacaccaatatatcAGAGGTCATATTCCAGGGAATAGCTTAATAAAAAACATTTGAAAGTTATAAAAGCAAAATTCAATGGTATGACTGAGCAGCTTGCTATGGTTGATTGGAGACAATCTTCAGGACATGAAAGCAAAAGTTACAGAGAGTTTGTGACATTGTTGACACCGTTGCTTACCTTTTATGCTTTGAACAAAAAAAAAGGAGTAGCTGCTATATATTTTGCTTTGTTCTGTTTATCATATGGATAATGTTACAAATGAGTCGTACACATTTGAAAATTTTATTTACATCATGGCACTCTGCAATTATTGCCGAGACTATTTATCAATGGTGCTTGGCTGAAACGAGAACACACAACAGAGTGCACAACTGGAACCGAGAATACAATGAAATGGAATGGAAGGAATTTATATAGACAGAACATCCTGATGAAGAAGCATAGCCAACATCTTTCCTCTCTACTTGATCTAGGACCAGACGAAATTGCACATTGCACCACGAAAACAAAAACCAATCTCTTCCCACATAACCAATGGCCGATAGCAGCATCAATCCAAACTGTCTTTCATACACGAGAACAAGAGTATGCGAATCCATGAAAGGAGAATTGGAAACTGAACACTGACCTTGGATTGGGTTGGACTCCCCGTGAAGAACACATgacgttctctctctctctcgtgtgctTGGCCTGTGTGGGGTggggggtctctctctctctctcgttcacTTGTGTGCGTGGCCTGTGTGGGGTGGGGGATGGAAGAAAGAAAACAATGAGATAGAAATGTGTTCCATCGCCGGCGAGGCACTTGTAGAGACCGTGAGGTGCCAGGGTCGCAGAGGATGCGAAAGCGCATGGAAAGGAGGATCGTCGAGGTTGCAGTTGGTAAGGACTCGGTGGTCAGAGCGGCGACACGTTAGTGGAGGTTGAGTCGATCGGGGAGGACGTGGGCAGCGGCGGAGGGGTATCTAACGGCAATGGGCGGAACGGCACAAGGGATCGATGGTGGGGCGGCATGAGCGTGATGCCTAGGGTCGGCCGGCGGCGCACTGGTGGGATGCGGCGAGTCCATAGCTGGAGGCAGCAACCTTCGGCGAGGTGCGGCTGTGGAGGTCGAGCGGCGGCCAAGGAGCAGAAGGACGGGCTGAGGATGGGGGCATGGGGCTGGGCGACAGCGCTAACCCTAACGCCACCGCGCCAGACCGTCTGCTTGTGTTGTAGGCTGGCTCACGgggggctgggcttcggcccatgtGCTTGGCGAAGCGGAGGAGAGTGCTACGTACGACTGGACGACGAGCGAACGAAATACTAGGTTCGACGAAacgtaagaggggaaacggaacCCTCCGTTtgttttaggtagtagagatttgATCGGTTGCACTCCCTCCGTTGATATCTATGGCGTGCTAGAGACACGCTTGAATCATTTCCCACTCCCTCTCATGTTCCCCTACTGATTCGGAGATTTCTCTTACGTACATGTTCTTCATTCCCTGTTCTTGTAGGAATGTTCTGCATACATATTTTTCTTATCATTAATAGTCTCACAGCATCATCAGTCAGGAGAGCTGGAAAAGGAATTCAGTTGGACAACTCCGTGTGTTGGATTGGGACGAACCAGTCTACAAAGCCTACACATAACATAGCCCTCATTTCTCAAACCGGGGGAACGCCCATCAGAATGAAAATCTAGGAAACAAAATTCGCTAATCAGTCGATCCGGCTAAACCTAAGATTCAGCTCACAGAAGCAAATGCGGCATGTCCTCCCGATGAGTTAGCTTTGAGTTGCCCTTGGTCAGTAGGAAGCCTCCTCAGCAACTTGTACAGGCCGAAAACATTCTTGTGCTCCCATTGGTATGGTATGAAGAACGACCGGTATAGTGCCGGCGAAAGCTCTCTGTCTAGAAACGGTAGCGACGCCAATGTCTGGAAGAGTTTGCAAAATAATTATCAGATGCAGAACTCACATTTAACGCATTGAGATAATTTAGAGTACTGATTTACCTCCCATGTTGACAGGTCGTTTCCACGAGAGGGGTAAGGCCGCCTCAGATCAAGCTCCATCAGTAAGTTGCATGCTCCAATGTCCTTCAACTGCGACCAAAAAAGAGCAAGCGTTACAGAGTATCATCAGAGGAAAAGGTATGTCGTAGAACTTCTAGGAAAGGGGAGTACATATTGCTTGTCGGAGGCCTTGTTCTTGGTATTGAAATAAGATGGAGCAGCAGTGGTGCCTCCCAGGGTTTCGTTGAAGGGAAATGGGAGAAGGCCTCTGAAACCGTCATCTATCCAGCGAACTTCGCTGATATAGGAGGGTACGAAGAATGACGAAGGATAGCGGTGCCACTCACTTCCAACACACAGAATAGATCCTGTGCAGAAACAGGTTATAGCTAGTTAGTTCAAAGAGCTTTATGCTGTCAACATATCAAGGATAATAAATTTTTACTGAAGGTTTGCTCGATGCTACATAAATATGCTTAAAAACTAACGTAACGGCTGCATTTGTGGAACTACCTCTACAATAAGGCAGCCCTATAGAATGAGGTTACAGCAAATCGTGGTAATAGATGTAACGATGAAAGCCATTTATTTCTCTGTAGTGTCTAATGCTACAGCTGACATGCCTAATAGCTGTGTATAATAGGCAGGTAAAGGCCAATACTATAAATGTTTATACAAGAGAAACCTGTTCAATGAGCATATAGTTAGGTCCTTACCAGGCCCAGTATCTTCATGATATTCTAGATGCTGATAGATTTGCAGAGGAGCACCGTATCCATTCAACATAGAGAATGTTCGGCTGTGTGAGGTGCACAAAATAAAGCCTAGGATCAAAGGCCGCAGACCCTTCGCTATCTGTCAAATATATCAGAAAATATAAAACCATCACCAGTCCCTAAAACACATAAGTGCGATAAAGGATGCCAAGCTAaccttctcaaaaattgactgctCATTTGCATATTTGTCGTGGAAAAAGTAAGGAAAGCTGTCAATAACAGAAGCTGCTGCTACACATATCAATGGATAAATTGGATAGAGAAACCTGCACAAACAGATTGAGGAAAGGGTGTGGTTTTAGTTTCTATAGCTTTCATGCATGGAGTAGCATTAACCAGCAGGATTAGAAGAATataaaggacagacccagtgcatagaagctcccacacaaggtggggtctggggagggattataagaacctagtcttacccctgcaaagtgcaatgcagagaggctggttcgaacccaggacctcttggcacaagtggggaggacttcaccactgcgccaggcctgccctcgGATTAGAAGAATATATtaaattttttttgttcatatagtTACTTTTAGACAGCGCAAACAGGGTGTCATTCCTGTAGATCAAAAACAATGACGACAAGAATATACAGAAAACCAGTGGTTCTTCTAAACAATTATACACATACCAGAAAACTCTAATCCAATAGGTTACCAGTAGCAACTAGCAAATAGTCAGAATGGTTTGCATCACATAGGACTAGATTGGTTGGTTTGGCTGACCATGGAATACATAAAATTGGTTTCATATAAGCTGCTTAAAATTAGATTTATTGAATGTTAAGTTATATTAAgggaactccgcctatgttgtctcaacatagccggtcccaagcccgggtaaaggaggagggttgtgataagcttggcgagccaacgtaaaaactcagccactcttatggagatgaaacccaaaagattttcgttggggcgtaaccctctcagcgacgcgccacatcggaacccgggtgtggtggaaaatgggcaagggccgggccgtcactcctcaagtggcgcgccgtatcttgatccggatacggtggcaagtgagcgaggatcgggttgtcgcatccttagtggcgcgctacatcggcgcccggatgtagtgaaaaatgagcaagggtcttcgcatttgactcgacgagtgcgaagggtaaggaagctagccgagcctaggaggattcgcttaggtagctggaacgtagggtctctgacagggaagcttcgggagctagttgatgcagcggtgaggagaggtgttgatatcctttgcgtccaaaaaaccaaatggagaggacagaaggcgaaggaggtggaggataccggcttcaagctgtggtacacggggacggctgcaaacagaaatggcgtaggcatcttgatcaacaagagcctcaagtatggagtggtagacgtcaagagacgtggggatcggattatcctggtcaagctggtagttgaggacttggttctcaatgttatcagcgcgtatgccccgcaagtaggccacaatgagaacaccaagagggagttctgggaaggcttggaagacatggttaggagtgtaccgattggtgagaagctcttcataggaggagacctcaatggccacgtgggtacatctaacacaggttttgaaggggcgcatgggggctttggctatggcatcaggaatcaagaaggagaagatgtcttaagctttgctctagcctacaacatgattgtagctaacaccctctttagaaagagagaatcacatctggtgacttttagtagtggccaacactctagccagattgatttcatcctctcgagaagagaagataggcgtgcgtgcctagactgtaaggtgatacctggagagagtgttgtaccccaacataagttggtggttgctgacttccgctttcggattcgtgtccagcaggataagcgtgccaaagtcgctagaactaagtggtggaagctcaagggggaggtagctcaggtgttcaaggagagggtaattaaggagggcccttgggaggaaggaggggatgcggacaatgtgtggatgaagatgacgacttgcattcgtaaggtggccttggaggagtttggagtgtccaggggaaggagaagcgaagataaggatacctggtggtggaatgatgatgtccagaaggcgattaaagagaagaaagattgcttcagacgcctatacctggataggagtgcagacaacatagagaagtacaagatggcgaagaaggccgcaaagtgagttgttggtgaagcaaggggtcgggcatatgaggacctctaccaacggttaggcacgaaggaaggtgaaagggacatctataagatggctaagatccgggagaggaagacgagggatattggccaagtcaaatgcatcaagggcggagcaggccaactcttggtgaaggacgaggagattaagcatagatggcgggagtacttcgacaagctattcaatggggagaatgagagttctaccattgaactggacgactcctttgatgagactagcatgcgttttgtgcggcgcaccaggagtctgaggtgaaggaggctttaaaaaggatgaaaggaggcaaggcgatgggccctgattgtatccccattgaggtgtggaaaggtctcggggacatagcgatagtatggctaaccaagcttttcaacctcatttttcgggcaaacaagatgccagaagaatggaaacggagtatattagtaccaatcttcaagaacaagggggatgttcagagttgtactaattaccgtggaattaagctgatgagccatacaatgaagctatgggagagagtcattgagcaccgcttaagaagaatgacaagcgtgaccaaaaatcagtttggtttcatgcctgggaggtcgaccatggaagccattttcttggtacgacaacttatggagagatatagggagcaaaagaaggacttgcatatggtgttcattgacttggagaaggcctatgataagataccgcggaatgtcatgtggtgggccttggagaaacacaaagttccagcaaagtacattaccctcatcaaggacgtgtacgataatgttgtgacaagtgttcgaacaagtgatgtcgacaccgatgacttcccgattaagataggactgcatcaggggtcagctttgagcccttatctttttgcattggtgatggatgaggtcacaagggatatacaaggagatatcatatggtgtatgctctttgcggatgatgtggtgctagtcgacgatagtcggacgggggtaaataggaagttagagttatggagacaaaccttggaatcgaaagggtttaggcttagtagaactaaaaccgagtacatgatgtgcggtttcagtactactaggtgtgaggaggaggttagccttgatggccaggtggtacctcggagggacacctttcggtatttggggtcaatgttgcaggaggatgggggtattgatgaagatgtgaaccatcgaatcaaagccgggtggatgaagtggcgccaagcttctggcattctctgtgacaagagagtgccacaaaagctaaaaggcaagttctacaggacggcggtttgacccgcaatgttgtatggcgcggagtgttggccgactaaaaggcgacatgttcaacagttaggtgtggcggagatgcgtatgttgagatggatgtgtggccacacgaggaaggatcgagtccggaatgatgatatacgagatagagttggggtagcaccaattgaggagaagcttgtccaacatcgtctgagatggtttgggcatattcagcgcaggcctccagaagctccagtgcatagcggacggctaaagcgtgcggagaatgtcaagagagggcggggtcgaccgaatttgacatgggaggagtccgttaagagagacctgaaggattggagtatcgacaaagagctagctatggacaggggtgcgtggaagcttgctatccaccccaacttgtttgggactaaaggctttgttgttgttgttgttgtttgtaagTTATATTAAGGGAGTTCAAATGTAAGAGTACAACTCAACTGTGTTAATGGGTACGCATAAGAAAACCAAACAAATTGACAAATTTGGAAGCTTATAGGTTAACGCACAGTTTGGGAACACCTCACTATTGCATCTGAACTCAGGAAGATCACACTAATTGACTGCTAGTTGTTACTGCAACAGTCAACAAGCAAACAATTTGAACTGAAGGGATACAAATAACATAAATAAACTGGAAGAAAAGGCACCCCTTGATGAATCAAATAAAGCTATCTAACCATGCAAGTGATACAGGAGTATACGCTACATTGATGCAGCTTCTTTTTAGGCTTACCAATAGACTAACATAAACGACTATTTCTAGTTGTCACTTGAAGTTGATTTCCTTATATTACATGTTAAACTGATTGATAAGATTGTTTTACACTTTGATGCTTACCTTTCTTCTTTATGCGCCTGCAAAGACATGAAAGCCAGCCAAATGTAGACAGGAGAGACAACTATCAACAGATCTGGGGCATATTTCTTCCTTGCAGATAGTGCAACCCCCACGAAAAGCAGAGCCAAAACAAATGCGAAATTGAAGTTATTGAATGCATTCCTGAAGTAGAATGAAGCCCCCTCTGTTCCGTACAAGTGACTTTCACCACCACCAAGCACATTATATTTTAGAAGATTGAACACGGATGATGTCCATCTACCATAGCTGTAATAATCAGCAACAACCGAAAGGACCTAGCACAAATTTGTGATAATCAGATAAAAATGGACTTTTTCACATCGTAAAATACTGATACTGTAATGGCGTTACTTACAAGAAGGCATAGTGAAGTCAAAAGTCCAGACAGAAAAACCCTTTTAAAATGTCCCCTGAGTAATGAGTAAACAGTGACAGGGAGAAACACCAAAATCGAGAAAGGCCAGCCAAGAATTACTCCAGCAGCTGCAACAGAGACTGCACAAGCATATTTCTCTAGAAGGAAGAGTGCCGATGAAAGTGTTACAGCATACATGGAGAACGAACTTGGCAAGAAACCTGCAATACAGATTAAATAAGATAAAGT from Triticum aestivum cultivar Chinese Spring chromosome 3B, IWGSC CS RefSeq v2.1, whole genome shotgun sequence includes these protein-coding regions:
- the LOC123069253 gene encoding dol-P-Man:Man(6)GlcNAc(2)-PP-Dol alpha-1,2-mannosyltransferase, with the translated sequence MSLSSARQRRPTAASPLTDDGYSKEAKERRRRTDGEEVEEGIRWFLPFLALGLLRHMSASSNLIHDCDEVFNYWEPLHFLLYRSGFQTWEYSSDHALRSYLYLFIHGLVAGPASSIFGGEHKVRVFYAVRIFLGLLSTITETVLVVALSRRYGKRLACYVLAMLCLTSGCFFASTSFLPSSFSMYAVTLSSALFLLEKYACAVSVAAAGVILGWPFSILVFLPVTVYSLLRGHFKRVFLSGLLTSLCLLVLSVVADYYSYGRWTSSVFNLLKYNVLGGGESHLYGTEGASFYFRNAFNNFNFAFVLALLFVGVALSARKKYAPDLLIVVSPVYIWLAFMSLQAHKEERFLYPIYPLICVAAASVIDSFPYFFHDKYANEQSIFEKIAKGLRPLILGFILCTSHSRTFSMLNGYGAPLQIYQHLEYHEDTGPGSILCVGSEWHRYPSSFFVPSYISEVRWIDDGFRGLLPFPFNETLGGTTAAPSYFNTKNKASDKQYLKDIGACNLLMELDLRRPYPSRGNDLSTWETLASLPFLDRELSPALYRSFFIPYQWEHKNVFGLYKLLRRLPTDQGQLKANSSGGHAAFASVS